The following are from one region of the Candidatus Shapirobacteria bacterium genome:
- a CDS encoding ABC transporter ATP-binding protein produces the protein MTKSFSPQNKSKIVLELKDVVKTYTSGNTVFNALDGVSVCIRQGEFVSITGPSGSGKSTLMHIIGLLDNPTTGQVLLEGQDISHLNEEELAKTRNITLGFVFQQFNLLPKTSSLENTTLPLLYSDIPRSKHRQMGINLLTKVGLADKIINTPAQLSGGQQQRVAIARALINNPKIILADEPTGNLDSKSGLEIMSLFRQLHHEGNTIVLVTHDMELAQQAQRIIIIKDGKVTGKSC, from the coding sequence ATGACCAAGTCGTTCTCACCTCAAAATAAATCAAAAATCGTCCTCGAGTTAAAAGACGTAGTCAAAACCTATACTTCCGGCAATACTGTTTTCAATGCTCTTGACGGAGTTTCGGTCTGTATCCGTCAGGGAGAATTTGTTTCCATCACCGGACCTTCAGGATCCGGCAAATCGACTCTCATGCATATAATCGGCCTTCTTGACAACCCCACCACCGGCCAAGTCCTGCTCGAGGGGCAAGATATCTCTCACTTAAACGAAGAAGAGCTAGCCAAAACCCGTAATATTACCCTTGGCTTTGTCTTTCAGCAATTCAATCTTTTACCAAAAACTTCTTCCCTGGAAAACACCACCTTGCCGCTTTTGTATTCTGACATCCCCAGATCCAAACACAGACAAATGGGGATAAACTTGCTGACAAAAGTCGGCCTGGCAGACAAGATAATCAACACTCCCGCCCAATTATCCGGTGGTCAACAACAGCGGGTCGCCATCGCCCGGGCTCTGATCAACAACCCCAAAATAATTCTTGCCGATGAACCAACCGGCAATCTCGACTCAAAATCAGGTCTGGAAATTATGTCCCTTTTCCGCCAACTCCACCATGAGGGCAATACCATTGTCCTGGTTACTCATGATATGGAATTGGCTCAACAAGCCCAAAGAATTATTATTATCAAAGACGGCAAAGTCACCGGCAAATCATGCTAA
- a CDS encoding ABC transporter permease: MLKPSINDLIKSSIRSILKNKSRTVLTSLGVIIGVTSVIMLTSIGNGLKIFVNQQFEALGSNTIFVSPGKIFNDEGGFSNNRSGLITNSFTQKNITDLKRGLKTNMVMPLKTSSVEAKSNTIKKTVTIIGTNYLYGPNNNSSPSTGNGRWFTKEEEDKNSTVAILGAVIAKDLFPNSSALGKKIVLGSKNIKIIGVNDNKGSSFGGPSVDEYVFLPFGIVADLTGDENIQQIIIKAPTKDQIDSTKEKTTDILLKHFDKDAFSVFDSAQLLSSINSIISTLTIALTGIAAISLIVGGIGIMNIMLVTVSERTREIGLRKAIGAYPRAILLQFLFEAIILSGIGGIVGIILGSLGTLGINSFFPARVTLSSVALAFGVSFMVGIIFGVAPARKASRLSPIEALRYE, encoded by the coding sequence ATGCTAAAACCCTCCATCAACGATCTTATCAAAAGCAGTATCCGCAGTATTTTAAAAAATAAAAGCCGGACCGTACTAACTTCCCTGGGAGTCATTATCGGCGTTACCTCCGTCATCATGCTAACCTCAATCGGCAATGGTCTAAAAATTTTTGTCAATCAACAGTTTGAGGCCTTAGGAAGTAATACGATATTTGTCAGCCCGGGTAAAATTTTTAACGACGAAGGTGGCTTCAGCAACAACCGCAGCGGTCTCATCACCAACTCTTTTACCCAAAAAAATATCACCGATCTCAAACGCGGCCTTAAAACCAACATGGTCATGCCCCTCAAAACATCTTCTGTGGAAGCCAAATCAAATACCATAAAAAAAACTGTCACCATTATCGGCACCAATTACTTATATGGTCCCAACAACAATTCTTCACCATCTACCGGCAACGGCCGTTGGTTCACCAAAGAGGAAGAAGACAAAAATAGCACTGTCGCCATTTTAGGCGCCGTCATCGCCAAAGATCTTTTCCCCAATAGCTCCGCCTTGGGGAAAAAAATTGTTCTGGGCAGTAAAAATATAAAAATTATCGGCGTCAACGACAATAAAGGCAGCAGTTTTGGCGGTCCGAGTGTTGACGAGTACGTTTTTCTTCCTTTTGGGATTGTCGCCGACCTAACCGGTGATGAAAACATCCAGCAAATCATAATAAAAGCCCCAACCAAAGATCAAATAGATTCTACCAAAGAAAAAACCACCGACATTCTTTTAAAACATTTCGACAAAGATGCTTTTTCCGTCTTTGATTCTGCCCAACTTTTAAGCTCCATTAACTCCATCATCAGCACTCTGACCATTGCCCTCACCGGCATTGCCGCCATCTCTCTGATAGTCGGTGGAATAGGCATCATGAATATAATGCTAGTTACCGTTTCCGAAAGAACCCGCGAAATTGGCCTTCGAAAAGCTATCGGTGCTTATCCTCGTGCCATCCTGCTTCAGTTCCTTTTTGAGGCCATTATCCTATCCGGAATTGGCGGCATTGTTGGAATTATTCTTGGTTCTCTTGGAACCTTAGGCATCAACAGCTTCTTTCCGGCCAGAGTCACTCTTTCCTCAGTCGCCCTGGCTTTTGGTGTTTCCTTTATGGTTGGAATTATTTTTGGTGTTGCCCCGGCCCGCAAAGCCAGCCGGCTATCTCCGATCGAAGCCCTACGATACGAATAA